Proteins found in one Candidatus Eremiobacteraceae bacterium genomic segment:
- a CDS encoding ABC transporter permease: MNPLAALFHRNSWNVFRRDYSAWLKYAGSSIAINIFEPMAYFLALGFGLGAYLTLGAKGSLLQFMAPGMLGLAALNAATFDACWGAFERLHHNGVYESMVTAPVDPLEIAAGEYIWEGFRATLYGGIFLAVITLFGLVHSWWALLSLPLLALTGIVFAMPAFAVAMMVKTQEHLFYYFSMVATPMVMIGGIFFPLDKVPHWLQVIAWCTPLYHAVIVFRALVNGQLSWGLWNHVAWLVVAGALLAYLPVKFLRDKLAR; encoded by the coding sequence ATGAACCCGCTCGCCGCGCTGTTCCACCGCAATTCGTGGAACGTGTTCCGCCGCGACTACAGCGCTTGGCTGAAGTATGCAGGATCGAGCATCGCCATCAACATCTTCGAGCCGATGGCGTATTTTCTCGCGCTCGGCTTCGGGCTCGGGGCGTACTTGACACTTGGCGCCAAAGGCTCGCTGCTGCAGTTCATGGCGCCCGGGATGCTGGGGCTCGCCGCGCTCAACGCGGCGACGTTCGACGCATGCTGGGGTGCGTTCGAGCGGCTGCATCACAACGGCGTGTACGAGTCGATGGTGACCGCGCCGGTCGATCCGCTCGAGATAGCCGCCGGCGAGTACATCTGGGAAGGCTTCCGCGCCACGCTGTACGGCGGGATCTTCTTGGCGGTCATCACGCTCTTCGGATTGGTGCACTCGTGGTGGGCGCTGCTGAGCCTGCCGCTGCTCGCGCTCACCGGCATCGTCTTCGCGATGCCCGCGTTCGCGGTCGCGATGATGGTGAAGACGCAGGAACATCTGTTCTACTATTTCTCGATGGTCGCCACACCGATGGTGATGATCGGCGGCATCTTTTTCCCGCTCGACAAAGTGCCGCACTGGTTGCAGGTCATCGCCTGGTGCACGCCGCTGTACCACGCCGTCATCGTGTTCCGCGCGTTGGTCAACGGGCAACTCTCATGGGGTCTGTGGAACCACGTGGCGTGGCTCGTGGTCGCGGGTGCGCTGCTCGCCTACTTACCGGTGAAGTTCTTACGCGACAAGCTCGCGCGTTAA
- a CDS encoding fatty acid--CoA ligase has translation MKSPLLVTDFLRRGRTVFRDATAVVCGAERFTYGQLAERIDRFSNALVRMGVNGGDVVAYISFNCHRLLEGYYAVPQIGAILLPINIRLTPPDIAYILTDAGASTVVIDRQLVGLLAPILPSLPSVKHVVLMGGDPKADMPVRGTDYEALIAGSPAEFSPPPIDEDDVAELFYTSGTTARPKGVMLTHRNLVTHAYSAMACVHVSDMDVILHSIPLFHVNGWGTPHTLTMVGGRHVMVPRFDPEHVLEVMERERVTRMFMVPTMAVALMSAPSWRTRDLSAVTRIMFGGAATPPALLRAMDERLPDAVVHCGYGLSETSPILTTALPGAYLHLDKTASVPVRATAGVPLPGVEIEILDENGAPVPHDGVSVGEICARGNSVFAGYWKQPGETANSIVDGWFHTGDMGSIDDRGYVSIVDRKKDIIITGGENVASIEIEKAIYDHPAVLECAVIGVPDEKWGEVPAAIIVLKPGAKLDVAELVEHTRSTLAHFKVPKHVRFVDSLPKGGTGKILKRELRDAFSKEPAAT, from the coding sequence ATGAAAAGCCCATTGCTGGTGACCGATTTCCTCAGACGCGGACGCACGGTGTTCCGCGACGCGACGGCGGTCGTGTGCGGCGCCGAGCGCTTCACGTATGGGCAGCTAGCCGAACGCATCGACCGGTTCTCGAACGCGCTGGTGCGCATGGGCGTCAACGGCGGCGATGTGGTCGCCTACATCTCGTTCAACTGTCACCGCCTGCTCGAGGGCTATTACGCGGTTCCGCAGATCGGCGCGATCCTGTTGCCGATCAACATCCGGCTGACGCCGCCGGACATCGCGTACATCCTCACCGATGCCGGCGCCTCGACCGTCGTGATCGACCGCCAGCTCGTCGGCCTGCTCGCGCCGATTCTGCCGTCGTTGCCGTCCGTCAAACACGTCGTCCTGATGGGTGGCGACCCCAAAGCCGACATGCCGGTGCGCGGCACCGATTACGAAGCGTTGATCGCAGGATCGCCGGCCGAATTCTCGCCGCCGCCGATCGATGAAGACGACGTCGCCGAGCTCTTCTATACGAGCGGCACGACCGCGCGTCCGAAGGGCGTGATGCTCACGCATCGCAATCTGGTGACGCACGCGTACTCCGCGATGGCGTGCGTCCACGTCTCAGACATGGACGTGATCCTCCACAGCATCCCGCTCTTCCATGTGAACGGTTGGGGCACGCCGCACACGCTCACGATGGTCGGCGGCCGGCACGTCATGGTCCCGCGCTTCGATCCCGAGCACGTGCTCGAAGTGATGGAGCGCGAACGCGTGACGAGGATGTTCATGGTGCCGACCATGGCGGTCGCGCTGATGAGCGCGCCGTCATGGCGCACGCGCGATCTGAGCGCGGTGACCCGGATCATGTTCGGCGGCGCCGCGACCCCGCCGGCGCTGCTCAGGGCGATGGACGAGCGCCTACCCGACGCGGTCGTGCACTGCGGCTACGGGCTCTCGGAGACGTCGCCGATATTGACGACCGCGTTGCCCGGCGCGTACCTGCATCTCGACAAGACCGCCTCTGTGCCGGTGCGCGCCACCGCGGGCGTGCCTTTGCCCGGGGTCGAGATCGAGATCCTCGACGAGAACGGCGCGCCGGTGCCGCATGACGGCGTCAGCGTCGGCGAGATCTGCGCGCGCGGCAACTCGGTCTTCGCCGGCTATTGGAAGCAGCCGGGGGAGACCGCGAACTCGATCGTCGACGGCTGGTTCCACACGGGCGACATGGGCTCCATCGACGACCGGGGGTACGTGTCGATCGTGGACCGCAAGAAAGACATCATCATCACCGGCGGCGAGAACGTCGCCTCGATCGAGATCGAAAAGGCGATCTACGATCATCCCGCGGTGCTCGAATGCGCGGTCATCGGCGTGCCTGATGAGAAGTGGGGCGAGGTGCCGGCCGCCATCATCGTGCTCAAGCCCGGCGCCAAGCTGGACGTGGCGGAACTGGTCGAGCACACGCGCTCGACGCTCGCGCATTTCAAAGTGCCCAAGCACGTGCGCTTCGTCGATTCGCTGCCCAAAGGCGGCACGGGCAAGATCCTCAAGCGCGAGCTGCGCGACGCGTTCTCGAAGGAGCCGGCCGCGACGTGA
- a CDS encoding AAA family ATPase, with protein sequence MLLEAFGLQRDPFIDTADPAFYYETIATANNRRRLFECLAGGRGLAVVLGPVGAGKTSLFNAVTERLVDDPRFLVGLILDPTFADESQLLEAVTAALGFPSCSPALLRAGPRDLREHLKHQLFEATAADGRQAILLIDEAQLLPDELLESLRSLLNFQLDERKLLSIGLAGQAEIASAIVRRPNLSDRVAVWLDIAPLTESEAAGLIDHRLRRAGFAGDRSPFDSVAVHDIWRRSAGVPRRLGALAREAMEIAAERGSRDIRPGDVADATRRLPPSQPATNAPAPPTPVGSNRPWWQRWTAAR encoded by the coding sequence ATGCTGCTCGAGGCCTTCGGGTTGCAGCGCGACCCCTTTATCGACACCGCGGATCCCGCGTTCTACTATGAGACGATCGCGACGGCCAATAATCGGCGCCGCCTCTTCGAGTGTCTCGCCGGCGGCCGCGGCCTCGCCGTCGTGCTCGGTCCGGTGGGCGCGGGCAAGACGTCGCTCTTCAACGCGGTCACCGAGCGCTTGGTCGATGACCCGCGCTTTCTCGTCGGACTCATCTTGGACCCGACGTTCGCCGACGAATCGCAGCTCCTCGAGGCGGTCACCGCAGCGCTCGGCTTCCCTTCGTGTAGTCCCGCGCTCTTGCGCGCTGGTCCGCGTGACCTGCGCGAACATCTGAAGCATCAGCTCTTCGAAGCGACCGCAGCCGATGGCCGTCAAGCGATCTTGCTGATCGACGAGGCCCAGCTCTTGCCGGACGAGCTGCTCGAGAGCCTGCGCTCGCTGCTCAACTTCCAGCTCGACGAGCGCAAACTGCTCTCCATCGGACTCGCGGGGCAGGCCGAGATCGCGTCCGCGATCGTGCGCCGGCCGAACTTGAGCGATCGCGTCGCGGTGTGGCTCGACATCGCGCCGCTCACCGAGTCGGAGGCGGCGGGCCTCATCGATCATCGCCTGCGGCGCGCCGGTTTTGCGGGCGATCGCTCGCCGTTCGACAGCGTTGCGGTGCACGACATCTGGCGGCGCTCGGCCGGCGTGCCGCGCCGTCTCGGGGCGCTGGCGCGCGAAGCGATGGAGATCGCCGCTGAACGCGGCAGCCGCGACATCCGGCCGGGCGACGTCGCGGACGCGACGCGCCGCTTGCCGCCGTCGCAGCCCGCGACGAATGCGCCAGCCCCGCCAACGCCGGTGGGTTCGAACCGCCCGTGGTGGCAACGCTGGACCGCGGCGCGATGA